Proteins encoded in a region of the Elaeis guineensis isolate ETL-2024a chromosome 7, EG11, whole genome shotgun sequence genome:
- the LOC140859296 gene encoding uncharacterized protein has product MWNHFPWAAESFKHVAPRYRDALVSHIKDNIDFEDCTDEEVTACILKMAANRYRDRRYRLHKYCNELQEKGIDPVTQPYRNWAGSSDDWRWLCEHFGSEAFQRRSETNKVNRSKIDSIHMQGSASFAQGMKRMVRNYICNHTL; this is encoded by the exons atgtggaatcattttccgtgggctgctgaaagtttcaagcatgtagctcctcgataccgtgatgctctagtctctcacatcaag gataatattgacttcgaggattgcactgacgaagaagtgacggcatgtattctcaaaatggctgcaaatagatacagagatcggcgatATAGGCTTCATAAATATTGCAATGAGCTGCAGGAgaaggggattgatcctgtgacccagccatacagaaattgggctgggtctagtgacgattggcggtggttatgtgagcattttggaagtgaggcatttcag cgacgatcggagacgaataaggtgaataggagtaagattgattctattcacatgcaaggaagtgcctcttttgcacagggaatgaagaggatggtacgtaactacatttgcaatcatactttgtaa